One part of the Astatotilapia calliptera chromosome 9, fAstCal1.2, whole genome shotgun sequence genome encodes these proteins:
- the LOC113029497 gene encoding zinc finger protein 271-like — protein sequence LSLQDQHGARSQRSQEADKPHRRKGEKTYTCDVCGMGFAVKGSLKRHQVIHTGERPFSCELCGKSFSWKDVLKKHQLIHSGVKAYSCDQCGRAFTQSSQLQKHLVTHSGIKAYSCDICGKTFRHIDSRNTHIRIHTRHVVYCCDQCDKQFITGTDLQQHMFTHTEERPYECDLCDKTFKSPRYLRRHQQIHTRKRLYKCSYCEKQSDTDGSSSQPCHHCGGGEEFRCDLCGITFSRKHTLKVHQRKHTGDKLKYCKECGRSFTTSGRLKEHELIHSEVTKNLCEQCGSSFTTAINLKRHERVHTGEKPYKCRHCDKSFLQSGNRNNHEHTHLEGNYSCDQCDKSFRNLSSYSKHKRSHVTNKLFHCYQCAKTFISLSALCKHQRDHSGLKSLPSLDHSESKETERSSSGFRVRHKTLEIRLHRVQL from the exons ctgtcactgcaggaccaacatggagcgagaagtcagcgctctcaggaggccgacaaacctcacagaagaaagggagagaaaacataCACTTGTGACGTGTGTGGGATGGGTTTTGCTGTGAAGGGTTCACTAAAACgtcatcaggtcatccacactggagagagaccgttcagctgtgagttgtgtggaaagtctttttcctggaAGGATGttctaaaaaaacaccaactcatccacagtggagttaaagcgtacagctgtgatcagtgtggcagagcttttactcaaagtAGCCAACTACAgaagcatctagttacccactctggaattaaggcatacagctgtgacatttgtggaaaaacttttcGCCACATAGACAGCCGGAATACACACatacgcattcacaccagacatgttgtgtactgctgtgatcagtgtgataaACAGTTTATAACAGGCACAGATTTACAacaacacatgtttacccacactgaggagagaccttatgaatgtgacctgtgtgacaagacttttaaatctccacgTTACCTGAGacgacaccaacagatccacaccagaaagagactctacaagtgcagttactgtgag aagcagagcgacacagatggatccagttctcaaccctgtcatcactgtggtggtggggaAGAGTTTCGTTGTGATCTTTGTGGAATAACTTTCAGTCGAAAACACACCCTAAAAGTACATCAACGtaaacacactggagacaaactgaaatattgcaaagaatgtgggagaagcttcaccACATCAGGTAGATTAAAAGAACATGAACTCATTCACAGTGAGGTTACAAAGAACCTATGTGAACaatgtgggtcatccttcaccactgcaatCAACCTTAAAAGACATgaacgagtccacacaggagagaaaccatacaagtgcagacactgtgacaaaagctttTTACAATCAGGTAATCGTAACAATCATGAACATACACActtggaaggaaactacagctgtgaccagtgtgacaagagcttcaggaatctcagttcatactccaaacacaaacgatcccacgttactaataaactgtttcactgttaccaatgtgccaaaacattcatctcattgtctgctctgtgcaaacatcagcgtgatcactcagggctgaaatcactcccatcactggatcacagtgaatctaaagagacagaaagatcctcttcCGGTTTCAGGGTCAGACATAAAacccttgagatcaggctccacagagttcagctgTGA
- the LOC113029480 gene encoding zinc finger protein 135-like yields MSSTQEDQHGARSQRSQEADKPHRRKGEKKHTCDECGMGFTVKESLKRHQVIHTGVKAFSCDLCGKSFSWKSALKSHQLSHSGVKAYSCDQCGRAFTRSSSLQRHLVTHSGIKAYSCDFCGKTFSHIETRNTHIRIHTRHVVYCCEQCGRQFITNRQLQQHMFSHTEGRPYKCDLCEKTFKAPHHLRQHQQIHTRKRLYKCSYCEKQSDTDGSSSQPCHYCGGGKEFVCDLCGITFSDQYTLKRHQRKHTGDKLKYCKECGRSFTTSHHLKCHELIHSGVKKHLCDQCGSSFTTAVNLKTHKRVHTGEKPYKCRHCDKSFSHSGSRNNHEHTHMEGNYSCDQCDKSFRNLSSYSKHKRSHVTNKLFHCYQCAKTFTSLWALCKHQCDHSGLKSLPSQ; encoded by the exons atgagctcaacacaggag gaccaacatggagccagaagtcagcgctctcaggaggccgacaaacctcacagaagaaagggagagaaaaaacacacctgtgacgagtgtgggatggGTTTTACTGTGAAGGAGTCACTAAAACgtcatcaggtcatccacactggagttaaagcgttcagctgtgacttgtgtggaaagtctttttcctggaAGAGTGCCCTAAAATCACACCAACTcagccacagtggagttaaagcgtacagctgtgatcagtgtggcagagcttttactcgcagtagcagcttacagaggcatctagttacccactctggaattaaggcatacagctgtgacttttgtggaaaaactttcagccacATAGAGACCCgaaatacacacatacgcattcacaccagacatgttgtgtactgctgtgaacagtgtggcagACAGTTTATAACCAACAGGCAGTTACAACAACACATGTTTAGCCACACTGAGGGAcgaccttataaatgtgacctgtgtgagaagacttttaaagctcCACATCACCTGAGGCagcaccaacagatccacaccagaaagagactctacaagtgcagttactgtgag aagcagagcgacacagatggatccagttctcaaccctgtcattactgtggtggtgggaaagagttTGTCTGTGACCTTTGTGGAATAACTTTCAGTGATCAATACACCCTAAAAAGACATCAACGtaaacacactggagacaaactgaaatactgcaaagaatgtgggagaagcttcaccACATCACATCACTTAAAATGTcatgaactgattcacagtggggttaaaaagcacctctgtgatcagtgtgggtcatccttcaccactgcagtcaaccttaaaacacacaaacgagtccacacaggagagaaaccatacaagtgcagacactgtgacaaaagcttctcacATTCAGGTAGTCGTAACAATCATGAACatacacacatggaaggaaactacagctgtgaccagtgtgacaagagcttcaggaatctcagttcatactccaaacacaaacgatcccacgttactaataaactgtttcactgttaccaatgtgccaaaacattcacttcattatgggctctgtgcaaacatcagtgtgatcactcagggctgaaatcactcccatcacagtga